The genomic window ATATAAGCTGTATTTATAAAAATAATTTTTTCCTTCTTGTTTTTTTACTTCTAATAATTGTCCCTTAGAATAAGTATGTTTTATGTTATTTAACTTAATATTAGGTGTTTGTCCATCATTTTTTAAACATTTTATTGGAATAGTGGAATATGTGTCAAATCCTCTTTTATCTACAGCTTTTACTCCAGCTCTCTTTACCCAAACAGATACAGTATAATCTCCTTCTTTTAGTGCAGGAGTGTTAATTGATAAAACCTCATTATAATTCATTGAGCTTGTAAATCCGTTAGTTATGTCTTGCCAAACTCCTGTTTTTTTACTAGCAAGCCAAACTCTATACTGAACTTTGCCAGTAAACCGAGATGCTACATTTATAGTTTGAATATCTCCTTCTCGTACATTTTCATACTCTAATACTATTTTTTGAATTCTTGGTATAGCCTCTGCTCCATATGCTTTTGTACTTCCATTTATCATAAAGGAGAATACTGCAATAAGAAACATTGCTACAATAGATTTAAAACAATTCCTTCTCACTTAATCATCCCTTTCCACATAAAATTCTATTTAATTCTTATCTAGTATATTATAAGTTTTGAGGTTATTTATTGCAATAGGTGTATTTTTTATACCAATATAAATATATTCCCATATATAAAATTCAGTACTTCTTTAAAATAAATCCATATATTTTAATACTTTAAGGAAACAATATAAATATTGACCTATACTTCAATACATTATTAATCCAAGTAAACATAGCGTAAAGACATCAAAAAGGAGGATTCTCTTATGAAACAAGAAATTATAACATACCTATCTACATTAAAAGAAGAAATTAAAAATATATCTTATTACTTATATCAATATCCTGAACAAAGCTTTTGTGAACATAAATCCTATGACTTTATAGTTAATTTTCTTAAAAATAAACAATTTGAAGTTATAGAAAATATTTTAGATATACCAACTTCTTTTATAGCTAAATATGGCAATGGTCACCCCAAAATATGCTATATATGTGAATATGACTCGCCTTGTACACAAGGACATGTTTTAGGTACAAATCTAGTTTCTGCTATTTCTATAGGAGCTGCTTTAGGCCTTTCAAAAGTAATTCCAAAGACTGGCGGTACAGTAATACTTTTAGGATGTCCAGGAGAAGTTTCAAATGGATCACTAATTGCTATGACAAGACAAAAATTATTAGATGACGTAGATGCAGTGCTAATGGTTAGACCTCATACTACAACTGCTCAAATATGTAGTTCTCCCGCAGTACTTCCCTTAAAAATAAACTACTGTTGTAATGAAAATGAGGGATGTAATAAAAACAGTGTCTATAGTGCTTTTGATGCATGTATTTTTACTTTAAATGTAATAAATACTCTTGTTAAAGGATTTTCTAAAGATTGTTCTATTGATTTAGTATCTATTAAAGGAAGTACCGCTCCATGTGTATTGCCTAATAATGTGGAAACCTCTTTCTCTATAAAGGCCCCTAATTTAGATATGGCAGAAAAGATATCAGATAAAATAAAAGCTACTATAAATATATCAAAAGACTTAATGAATATAACTTCATCCATATCTTTATGTGAAATACCTTCTGAAAATTTTATATCCAACAATACTCTTGGAAGAATATTCGCTCACAACCTTAAAGAAATTGGTATAATAGATGACATCCAAACTATAAATATACCTTCGCGATTAAATATGGGAAGCCTAAGTCATAATATTCCTTGTATCTGCTTCTATATTTCTATCTTAGATAATGAAAGTATTCAATATTCATCAGAAAATTTTGCAGAAAAAACTATTTCAGATTTTGCTCAAGATAGAGTTATAAAAACCGCCCAAGCTCTTGCTATAACAGGTCTTGATTTAATAGAAAAAGATTCTCTTTTGCTTGAATGTAAAAAAGAACAAAATAAATAAATGTCGGGTTTAACCGGCATTTTTCATTTGTTCTTTATCTTTTGTTGAATACAACTTATTAATTAATCTATGACTAGCCTCAAAATAAAAACTTTTATTAACTCTTCCGTCATTATATTTGCAAAGATATAAATCCTTGTCAAAATTTAAACATCCATATACTTTGCTACTAATAGTGTCTAAAAAAGCTTTGCTTTTACCTTCCTTCTTTATACACTTAATATCTTTAATCTTGACACACTCCATAATCTCATGTCTATTTCCCTTTACTCTATGAATTATAAATTCATCAACAATTATAGAATACTTATATTTTACTTTGCATTTTTCAACTTGATTTATTGAAAAAGTGAGAGCAAATATGGCTACTATAATTCCTAAATATTTACCTACTTCATATTCATCATAAGTAAGTGTTGAAATTACATCTGATACCACTATGGAAATGCTAAGCATTATCAGTATAATAAATATAGTAGAAACTTTTTTTCTAATAGCTATTTCTTTATACATAATAAGGTTTCCCCCGCGAAACTTAATTTTATATAGAGAATTATACTAAGTTTATAGTTATTAACACAAATGTAACAATGTCATTATAGACCTATTTTGTTTTATTTAATAGCTTTAAATGTATTTAACCTTTAAAATACTTATTATAAATAGCTAAATCAAGCTTTCTCTTTAAACATTAATTATTGACTTTTTGTAAAATAAACTCAGGTACATACAATACGCTGAA from Clostridium sp. MB40-C1 includes these protein-coding regions:
- a CDS encoding M20 family peptidase, with protein sequence MKQEIITYLSTLKEEIKNISYYLYQYPEQSFCEHKSYDFIVNFLKNKQFEVIENILDIPTSFIAKYGNGHPKICYICEYDSPCTQGHVLGTNLVSAISIGAALGLSKVIPKTGGTVILLGCPGEVSNGSLIAMTRQKLLDDVDAVLMVRPHTTTAQICSSPAVLPLKINYCCNENEGCNKNSVYSAFDACIFTLNVINTLVKGFSKDCSIDLVSIKGSTAPCVLPNNVETSFSIKAPNLDMAEKISDKIKATINISKDLMNITSSISLCEIPSENFISNNTLGRIFAHNLKEIGIIDDIQTINIPSRLNMGSLSHNIPCICFYISILDNESIQYSSENFAEKTISDFAQDRVIKTAQALAITGLDLIEKDSLLLECKKEQNK